The following proteins are encoded in a genomic region of Papaver somniferum cultivar HN1 unplaced genomic scaffold, ASM357369v1 unplaced-scaffold_10, whole genome shotgun sequence:
- the LOC113326593 gene encoding protein PHYTOCHROME-DEPENDENT LATE-FLOWERING-like isoform X1, which translates to MGSPGGCYSDGWSCRSESCHLHWISMKMDFVLERLQRIRFRILGKPCVHTIGDRRVSSLQYVEGTLLCEVRDYRKGALVPGNVISSMSGLPVITKVSLKMSLENVMKDIPLISDDSWTYGDLLVSVEVESRILKALQPKLCLDPSPMLERLSSEPAPKKLNLGLSGRQKRRSRHMPEVTVASNIQTHGKKVQPDASGDSGTISGDATQSVSNGHVSSNSELSPKSLGLEASLPALPLSANQRKYQQGVDQRVMQDHVSGPAVQASRALPSSRGLTMTHNDGNGGVPSLHEKRERQDAQLEPLSNASKRARQTLVSLDVVPQKGVGSQLETITGPDLFLKNTVFHQPAESRDARYVSPGDQKFSQKVLEGVPNREPFCADQKGLGIGGKDDPRQIEKLDKPEFGRSKRASHAIGMENSQLDPQQGRINQGIPPHPLMTSHFPSPMQRKNLGQLVDKDLRIEDQLHKTKQMQSPRASSGAMESPKSFRSGEILSGWLGPQLGIAASAYGVTQKPTGHSLTTVDGTPSLASNPADSMQRPRQEPTAPRRISNSLSNNQALSGVGSPSVSTTPLSDHSILDKFSKIEMLTQRHQLNCKKKKEDSISVTKPASYSTHLISVCPSDVSNTEELREPNCITQLSKSLVGGSMNICKVRALNFCQNEHKFQGNVVIPRRNRLILAEDESDGTVATQYGIYNNEILDSKELLPALPNTYHADLLAAQFCSLMRREGFQLKDDQIQPIPNVSMHYESSGPGVASKGVSAEMIASQPSFASGAPVNNENSSVNSFQNLLAGPQILPPGDNQPLFSKGLTSSVETPPSSQNLNPQSSAQSHQQNPNLVIQQQQHPQIQRSSMMISTSPVSHMNPIGQNSNVQLANQMMNRHSKLQHQQRQQQQMVLQQQQQQQQQQRVLQQQQQLQMQRNMMSGLVTGMGMGNMRNNMVGLGGLGNVMGTGTIVRGVGVAGISGQTVPMLGLGGMDQNRMTIYHVVNMLDQEVQLGKISQVQATAVLARFMANQNHGSIFGERQSGIAGMSTGQMHPGSNINYIQNTTMGLPQMIPGIMIQQKQAQDLMLQQQQQLRQQQPQPQQQQQQQQPRQQQPPQQQQQVGSPSETVVSSPLVGSPPSAATIQPQLSQQLSPQLQQLSPHQISQQTAMSPQLSSGTMPPLNATAAASTGVGPASPQVIASPVGSITSSPMEVQDTSRSNSASNI; encoded by the exons ATGGGAAGCCCAG GTGGATGTTATTCAGACGGGTGGAGCTGTAGAAG TGAATCGTGTCATTTACATTGGATCTCTATGAAGATGGATTTTGTATTAGAAAGGCTTCAGAG GATTCGGTTCAGGATACTCGGAAAGCCGTGCGTCCATACGATAGGAGATCGGAGAGTTTCTTCTCT GCAATATGTAGAGGGAACACTGCTATGCGAG GTCCGAGATTACCGTAAGGGTGCGCTTGTACCAGGGAATGTTATTTCCTCTATGAGTGGATTGCCAGTTATTACTAAAGTGTCTCTTAAGATGTCGTTGGAGAATGTTATGAAGGACATTCCATTGATCTCGGATGATTCTTGGACTTATGGTGATCTATTAGTAAGTGTA GAAGTTGAGTCTCGAATATTGAAAGCTTTGCAGCCAAAACTTTGTTTAGATCCTTCACCGATGCTAGAAAGGCTCTCTAGTGAACCTGCGCCCAAGAAG CTCAATTTGGGTCTGTCTGGCCGTCAGAAGAGAAGGTCGAGGCATATGCCAGAAGTGACCGTCGCATCCAATATTCAAACACATGGGAAAAAAGTTCAACCTGATGCCTCAGGGGATTCTGGAACTATATCAGGTGATGCTACTCAAAGTGTTTCAAATGGACATGTTTCAAGCAATAGTGAGTTAAGCCCTAAAAGCCTTGGTCTGGAAGCTTCGCTACCAGCATTGCCTTTGTCAGCCAACCAACGCAAGTATCAACAGGGAGTTGACCAAAGAGTTATGCAGGATCATGTATCTGGTCCTGCTGTACAAGCATCAAGAGCATTACCCTCTAGCCGGGGCTTGACGATGACCCATAATGATGGGAATGGTGGTGTTCCTTCTCTGCATGAAAAGAGGGAACGTCAAGATGCTCAATTGGAACCCTTGTCCAATGCAAGTAAGAGAGCTAGGCAAACATTGGTGAGTTTGGATGTTGTTCCACAGAAGGGGGTTGGATCACAGTTGGAGACCATCACAGGTCctgatttattcttgaaaaatacAGTCTTTCATCAACCAGCAGAATCCAGAGATGCACGATATGTCAGTCCTGGGGATCAAAAGTTTTCGCAGAAGGTGCTTGAAGGGGTACCTAATCGAGAGCCCTTTTGTGCAGACCAAAAGGGATTGGGAATTGGAGGGAAGGATGATCCGAGGCAAATAGAGAAATTGGATAAGCCAGAGTTTGGTAGAAGTAAACGTGCATCTCATGCAATAGGGATGGAAAACAGCCAACTTGATCCACAGCAGGGGCGAATAAACCAGGGGATACCGCCGCATCCATTGATGACATCTCATTTCCCTTCTCCGATGCAGCGGAAAAATCTTGGTCAGCTTGTTGACAAAGATCTAAGAATAGAAGATCAATTGCATAAAACGAAACAAATGCAGAGCCCCAGGGCTTCTTCAGGAGCTATGGAATCTCCCAAGTCATTTAGGTCTGGAGAAATCTTAAGTGGTTGGTTAGGACCCCAACTTGGTATTGCAGCTTCTGCTTATGGAGTGACACAAAAACCAACTGGTCATTCTCTCACAACAGTCGACGGGACCCCATCTCTGGCTTCTAATCCAGCTGATTCCATGCAAAGACCGCGACAGGAACCAACGGCCCCAAGACGGATATCAAACTCCCTCTCTAACAATCAAGCATTGAGTGGGGTTGGTTCTCCTTCAGTCAGTACAACACCTTTGTCTGATCACAGTATTCTCGATAAGTTTTCGAAGATTGAAATGCTAACCCAGAG ACATCAACTCAattgcaaaaagaaaaaggaagataGCATCTCCGTTACGAAACCTGCATCATATTCTACTCATTTAATCTCAGTGTGTCCCTCTGATGTCTCTAATACGGAGGAGCTCAGAGAGCCAAACTGCATTACACAACTGTCGAAATCTCTTGTAGGTGGGAGTATGAATATCTGCAAGGTTCGTGCACTAAACTTCTGCCAGAATGAGCATAAATTTCAAG GTAATGTTGTTATCCCTAGACGTAATCGATTAATATTGGCAGAGGATGAAAGTGATGGCACTGTAGCAACCCAGTACGGCATATACAATAATGAAATTTTAGATTCCAAGGAATTATTGCCCGCCTTGCCTAACACG TATCATGCGGATTTGCTTGCTGCGCAATTCTGTTCTCTG ATGCGACGTGAAGGATTTCAACTTAAAGACGATCAAATCCAACCAATTCCAAATGTTTCTATGCATTATGAGTCCAGTGGTCCGGGAGTTGCCTCGAAGGGTGTGTCAGCTGAAATGATTGCTTCTCAGCCATCCTTCGCATCTGGCGCACCAGTTAACAATGAGAATTCATCTGTAAATTCGTTTCAGAATCTGCTTGCTGGTCCACAGATTTTGCCTCCTGGAGACAACCAGCCCTTATTTTCTAAAGGGTTGACGTCAAGTGTTGAAACGCCACCATCATCACAAAATCTGAACCCGCAATCTTCAGCTCAGAGCCATCAACAAAATCCGAATCTCGtgattcaacagcagcaacatccTCAGATCCAGAGATCATCAATGATGATTTCCACAAGTCCTGTCTCTCATATGAATCCTATTGGGCAAAATTCAAATGTGCAGTTGGCTAACCAGATGATGAATAGACACTCAAAGCTCCAGCATCAGCAACGGCAACAGCAGCAGATGGTgctgcaacaacaacagcaacagcaacagcagcagagggtgttgcaacaacaacaacagctgcAAATGCAAAGGAATATGATGTCTGGCCTTGTGACAGGCATGGGTATGGGGAACATGAGAAATAATATGGTTGGTCTTGGTGGCCTCGGCAATGTTATGGGAACAGGTACAATTGTGAGAGGCGTTGGGGTAGCTGGGATTTCAGGACAAACAGTCCCCATGCTTGGCTTAGGTGGCATGGATCAAAATCGAATGACTATATATCACGTTGTGAACATGTTAGATCAGGAAGTTCAGCTGGGAAAGATTTCCCAAGTTCAAGCTACTGCGGTGCTAGCAAGGTTCATGGCGAATCAGAACCATGGCAGCATTTTTGGGGAGCGTCAATCTGGAATTGCGGGTATGTCAACAGGACAGATGCACCCTGGATCTAACATCAACTATATACAGAATACAACCATGGGCCTCCCACAAATGATCCCAGGGATTATGATTCAGCAAAAGCAAGCACAAGATCTGAtgttgcagcagcaacagcaactaaGACAGCAGCAACCACAaccacaacaacagcagcaacaacaacaaccaagacAGCAGCAACcaccacaacagcaacaacaagtaGGGTCTCCATCAGAAACTGTGGTTTCATCACCTCTGGTGGGCTCCCCCCCATCAGCTGCAACAATTCAACCACAACTGTCTCAGCAACTGTCTCCACAGTTGCAGCAATTAAGCCCCCATCAAATCAGCCAACAAACTGCAATGAGTCCTCAGTTAAGTTCGGGTACGATGCCACCACTCAATGCTACTGCTGCTGCCAGTACTGGGGTTGGTCCAGCCAGCCCACAGGTGATCGCATCACCGGTTGGTAGCATCACCAGTTCTCCTATGGAGGTACAAGATACGAGCAGAAGCAATTCTGCAAGCAATATTTAG
- the LOC113326593 gene encoding protein PHYTOCHROME-DEPENDENT LATE-FLOWERING-like isoform X2, translating to MGSPGGCYSDGWSCRSESCHLHWISMKMDFVLERLQRIRFRILGKPCVHTIGDRRVSSLQYVEGTLLCEVRDYRKGALVPGNVISSMSGLPVITKVSLKMSLENVMKDIPLISDDSWTYGDLLEVESRILKALQPKLCLDPSPMLERLSSEPAPKKLNLGLSGRQKRRSRHMPEVTVASNIQTHGKKVQPDASGDSGTISGDATQSVSNGHVSSNSELSPKSLGLEASLPALPLSANQRKYQQGVDQRVMQDHVSGPAVQASRALPSSRGLTMTHNDGNGGVPSLHEKRERQDAQLEPLSNASKRARQTLVSLDVVPQKGVGSQLETITGPDLFLKNTVFHQPAESRDARYVSPGDQKFSQKVLEGVPNREPFCADQKGLGIGGKDDPRQIEKLDKPEFGRSKRASHAIGMENSQLDPQQGRINQGIPPHPLMTSHFPSPMQRKNLGQLVDKDLRIEDQLHKTKQMQSPRASSGAMESPKSFRSGEILSGWLGPQLGIAASAYGVTQKPTGHSLTTVDGTPSLASNPADSMQRPRQEPTAPRRISNSLSNNQALSGVGSPSVSTTPLSDHSILDKFSKIEMLTQRHQLNCKKKKEDSISVTKPASYSTHLISVCPSDVSNTEELREPNCITQLSKSLVGGSMNICKVRALNFCQNEHKFQGNVVIPRRNRLILAEDESDGTVATQYGIYNNEILDSKELLPALPNTYHADLLAAQFCSLMRREGFQLKDDQIQPIPNVSMHYESSGPGVASKGVSAEMIASQPSFASGAPVNNENSSVNSFQNLLAGPQILPPGDNQPLFSKGLTSSVETPPSSQNLNPQSSAQSHQQNPNLVIQQQQHPQIQRSSMMISTSPVSHMNPIGQNSNVQLANQMMNRHSKLQHQQRQQQQMVLQQQQQQQQQQRVLQQQQQLQMQRNMMSGLVTGMGMGNMRNNMVGLGGLGNVMGTGTIVRGVGVAGISGQTVPMLGLGGMDQNRMTIYHVVNMLDQEVQLGKISQVQATAVLARFMANQNHGSIFGERQSGIAGMSTGQMHPGSNINYIQNTTMGLPQMIPGIMIQQKQAQDLMLQQQQQLRQQQPQPQQQQQQQQPRQQQPPQQQQQVGSPSETVVSSPLVGSPPSAATIQPQLSQQLSPQLQQLSPHQISQQTAMSPQLSSGTMPPLNATAAASTGVGPASPQVIASPVGSITSSPMEVQDTSRSNSASNI from the exons ATGGGAAGCCCAG GTGGATGTTATTCAGACGGGTGGAGCTGTAGAAG TGAATCGTGTCATTTACATTGGATCTCTATGAAGATGGATTTTGTATTAGAAAGGCTTCAGAG GATTCGGTTCAGGATACTCGGAAAGCCGTGCGTCCATACGATAGGAGATCGGAGAGTTTCTTCTCT GCAATATGTAGAGGGAACACTGCTATGCGAG GTCCGAGATTACCGTAAGGGTGCGCTTGTACCAGGGAATGTTATTTCCTCTATGAGTGGATTGCCAGTTATTACTAAAGTGTCTCTTAAGATGTCGTTGGAGAATGTTATGAAGGACATTCCATTGATCTCGGATGATTCTTGGACTTATGGTGATCTATTA GAAGTTGAGTCTCGAATATTGAAAGCTTTGCAGCCAAAACTTTGTTTAGATCCTTCACCGATGCTAGAAAGGCTCTCTAGTGAACCTGCGCCCAAGAAG CTCAATTTGGGTCTGTCTGGCCGTCAGAAGAGAAGGTCGAGGCATATGCCAGAAGTGACCGTCGCATCCAATATTCAAACACATGGGAAAAAAGTTCAACCTGATGCCTCAGGGGATTCTGGAACTATATCAGGTGATGCTACTCAAAGTGTTTCAAATGGACATGTTTCAAGCAATAGTGAGTTAAGCCCTAAAAGCCTTGGTCTGGAAGCTTCGCTACCAGCATTGCCTTTGTCAGCCAACCAACGCAAGTATCAACAGGGAGTTGACCAAAGAGTTATGCAGGATCATGTATCTGGTCCTGCTGTACAAGCATCAAGAGCATTACCCTCTAGCCGGGGCTTGACGATGACCCATAATGATGGGAATGGTGGTGTTCCTTCTCTGCATGAAAAGAGGGAACGTCAAGATGCTCAATTGGAACCCTTGTCCAATGCAAGTAAGAGAGCTAGGCAAACATTGGTGAGTTTGGATGTTGTTCCACAGAAGGGGGTTGGATCACAGTTGGAGACCATCACAGGTCctgatttattcttgaaaaatacAGTCTTTCATCAACCAGCAGAATCCAGAGATGCACGATATGTCAGTCCTGGGGATCAAAAGTTTTCGCAGAAGGTGCTTGAAGGGGTACCTAATCGAGAGCCCTTTTGTGCAGACCAAAAGGGATTGGGAATTGGAGGGAAGGATGATCCGAGGCAAATAGAGAAATTGGATAAGCCAGAGTTTGGTAGAAGTAAACGTGCATCTCATGCAATAGGGATGGAAAACAGCCAACTTGATCCACAGCAGGGGCGAATAAACCAGGGGATACCGCCGCATCCATTGATGACATCTCATTTCCCTTCTCCGATGCAGCGGAAAAATCTTGGTCAGCTTGTTGACAAAGATCTAAGAATAGAAGATCAATTGCATAAAACGAAACAAATGCAGAGCCCCAGGGCTTCTTCAGGAGCTATGGAATCTCCCAAGTCATTTAGGTCTGGAGAAATCTTAAGTGGTTGGTTAGGACCCCAACTTGGTATTGCAGCTTCTGCTTATGGAGTGACACAAAAACCAACTGGTCATTCTCTCACAACAGTCGACGGGACCCCATCTCTGGCTTCTAATCCAGCTGATTCCATGCAAAGACCGCGACAGGAACCAACGGCCCCAAGACGGATATCAAACTCCCTCTCTAACAATCAAGCATTGAGTGGGGTTGGTTCTCCTTCAGTCAGTACAACACCTTTGTCTGATCACAGTATTCTCGATAAGTTTTCGAAGATTGAAATGCTAACCCAGAG ACATCAACTCAattgcaaaaagaaaaaggaagataGCATCTCCGTTACGAAACCTGCATCATATTCTACTCATTTAATCTCAGTGTGTCCCTCTGATGTCTCTAATACGGAGGAGCTCAGAGAGCCAAACTGCATTACACAACTGTCGAAATCTCTTGTAGGTGGGAGTATGAATATCTGCAAGGTTCGTGCACTAAACTTCTGCCAGAATGAGCATAAATTTCAAG GTAATGTTGTTATCCCTAGACGTAATCGATTAATATTGGCAGAGGATGAAAGTGATGGCACTGTAGCAACCCAGTACGGCATATACAATAATGAAATTTTAGATTCCAAGGAATTATTGCCCGCCTTGCCTAACACG TATCATGCGGATTTGCTTGCTGCGCAATTCTGTTCTCTG ATGCGACGTGAAGGATTTCAACTTAAAGACGATCAAATCCAACCAATTCCAAATGTTTCTATGCATTATGAGTCCAGTGGTCCGGGAGTTGCCTCGAAGGGTGTGTCAGCTGAAATGATTGCTTCTCAGCCATCCTTCGCATCTGGCGCACCAGTTAACAATGAGAATTCATCTGTAAATTCGTTTCAGAATCTGCTTGCTGGTCCACAGATTTTGCCTCCTGGAGACAACCAGCCCTTATTTTCTAAAGGGTTGACGTCAAGTGTTGAAACGCCACCATCATCACAAAATCTGAACCCGCAATCTTCAGCTCAGAGCCATCAACAAAATCCGAATCTCGtgattcaacagcagcaacatccTCAGATCCAGAGATCATCAATGATGATTTCCACAAGTCCTGTCTCTCATATGAATCCTATTGGGCAAAATTCAAATGTGCAGTTGGCTAACCAGATGATGAATAGACACTCAAAGCTCCAGCATCAGCAACGGCAACAGCAGCAGATGGTgctgcaacaacaacagcaacagcaacagcagcagagggtgttgcaacaacaacaacagctgcAAATGCAAAGGAATATGATGTCTGGCCTTGTGACAGGCATGGGTATGGGGAACATGAGAAATAATATGGTTGGTCTTGGTGGCCTCGGCAATGTTATGGGAACAGGTACAATTGTGAGAGGCGTTGGGGTAGCTGGGATTTCAGGACAAACAGTCCCCATGCTTGGCTTAGGTGGCATGGATCAAAATCGAATGACTATATATCACGTTGTGAACATGTTAGATCAGGAAGTTCAGCTGGGAAAGATTTCCCAAGTTCAAGCTACTGCGGTGCTAGCAAGGTTCATGGCGAATCAGAACCATGGCAGCATTTTTGGGGAGCGTCAATCTGGAATTGCGGGTATGTCAACAGGACAGATGCACCCTGGATCTAACATCAACTATATACAGAATACAACCATGGGCCTCCCACAAATGATCCCAGGGATTATGATTCAGCAAAAGCAAGCACAAGATCTGAtgttgcagcagcaacagcaactaaGACAGCAGCAACCACAaccacaacaacagcagcaacaacaacaaccaagacAGCAGCAACcaccacaacagcaacaacaagtaGGGTCTCCATCAGAAACTGTGGTTTCATCACCTCTGGTGGGCTCCCCCCCATCAGCTGCAACAATTCAACCACAACTGTCTCAGCAACTGTCTCCACAGTTGCAGCAATTAAGCCCCCATCAAATCAGCCAACAAACTGCAATGAGTCCTCAGTTAAGTTCGGGTACGATGCCACCACTCAATGCTACTGCTGCTGCCAGTACTGGGGTTGGTCCAGCCAGCCCACAGGTGATCGCATCACCGGTTGGTAGCATCACCAGTTCTCCTATGGAGGTACAAGATACGAGCAGAAGCAATTCTGCAAGCAATATTTAG
- the LOC113326593 gene encoding protein PHYTOCHROME-DEPENDENT LATE-FLOWERING-like isoform X3 yields MKMDFVLERLQRIRFRILGKPCVHTIGDRRVSSLQYVEGTLLCEVRDYRKGALVPGNVISSMSGLPVITKVSLKMSLENVMKDIPLISDDSWTYGDLLVSVEVESRILKALQPKLCLDPSPMLERLSSEPAPKKLNLGLSGRQKRRSRHMPEVTVASNIQTHGKKVQPDASGDSGTISGDATQSVSNGHVSSNSELSPKSLGLEASLPALPLSANQRKYQQGVDQRVMQDHVSGPAVQASRALPSSRGLTMTHNDGNGGVPSLHEKRERQDAQLEPLSNASKRARQTLVSLDVVPQKGVGSQLETITGPDLFLKNTVFHQPAESRDARYVSPGDQKFSQKVLEGVPNREPFCADQKGLGIGGKDDPRQIEKLDKPEFGRSKRASHAIGMENSQLDPQQGRINQGIPPHPLMTSHFPSPMQRKNLGQLVDKDLRIEDQLHKTKQMQSPRASSGAMESPKSFRSGEILSGWLGPQLGIAASAYGVTQKPTGHSLTTVDGTPSLASNPADSMQRPRQEPTAPRRISNSLSNNQALSGVGSPSVSTTPLSDHSILDKFSKIEMLTQRHQLNCKKKKEDSISVTKPASYSTHLISVCPSDVSNTEELREPNCITQLSKSLVGGSMNICKVRALNFCQNEHKFQGNVVIPRRNRLILAEDESDGTVATQYGIYNNEILDSKELLPALPNTYHADLLAAQFCSLMRREGFQLKDDQIQPIPNVSMHYESSGPGVASKGVSAEMIASQPSFASGAPVNNENSSVNSFQNLLAGPQILPPGDNQPLFSKGLTSSVETPPSSQNLNPQSSAQSHQQNPNLVIQQQQHPQIQRSSMMISTSPVSHMNPIGQNSNVQLANQMMNRHSKLQHQQRQQQQMVLQQQQQQQQQQRVLQQQQQLQMQRNMMSGLVTGMGMGNMRNNMVGLGGLGNVMGTGTIVRGVGVAGISGQTVPMLGLGGMDQNRMTIYHVVNMLDQEVQLGKISQVQATAVLARFMANQNHGSIFGERQSGIAGMSTGQMHPGSNINYIQNTTMGLPQMIPGIMIQQKQAQDLMLQQQQQLRQQQPQPQQQQQQQQPRQQQPPQQQQQVGSPSETVVSSPLVGSPPSAATIQPQLSQQLSPQLQQLSPHQISQQTAMSPQLSSGTMPPLNATAAASTGVGPASPQVIASPVGSITSSPMEVQDTSRSNSASNI; encoded by the exons ATGAAGATGGATTTTGTATTAGAAAGGCTTCAGAG GATTCGGTTCAGGATACTCGGAAAGCCGTGCGTCCATACGATAGGAGATCGGAGAGTTTCTTCTCT GCAATATGTAGAGGGAACACTGCTATGCGAG GTCCGAGATTACCGTAAGGGTGCGCTTGTACCAGGGAATGTTATTTCCTCTATGAGTGGATTGCCAGTTATTACTAAAGTGTCTCTTAAGATGTCGTTGGAGAATGTTATGAAGGACATTCCATTGATCTCGGATGATTCTTGGACTTATGGTGATCTATTAGTAAGTGTA GAAGTTGAGTCTCGAATATTGAAAGCTTTGCAGCCAAAACTTTGTTTAGATCCTTCACCGATGCTAGAAAGGCTCTCTAGTGAACCTGCGCCCAAGAAG CTCAATTTGGGTCTGTCTGGCCGTCAGAAGAGAAGGTCGAGGCATATGCCAGAAGTGACCGTCGCATCCAATATTCAAACACATGGGAAAAAAGTTCAACCTGATGCCTCAGGGGATTCTGGAACTATATCAGGTGATGCTACTCAAAGTGTTTCAAATGGACATGTTTCAAGCAATAGTGAGTTAAGCCCTAAAAGCCTTGGTCTGGAAGCTTCGCTACCAGCATTGCCTTTGTCAGCCAACCAACGCAAGTATCAACAGGGAGTTGACCAAAGAGTTATGCAGGATCATGTATCTGGTCCTGCTGTACAAGCATCAAGAGCATTACCCTCTAGCCGGGGCTTGACGATGACCCATAATGATGGGAATGGTGGTGTTCCTTCTCTGCATGAAAAGAGGGAACGTCAAGATGCTCAATTGGAACCCTTGTCCAATGCAAGTAAGAGAGCTAGGCAAACATTGGTGAGTTTGGATGTTGTTCCACAGAAGGGGGTTGGATCACAGTTGGAGACCATCACAGGTCctgatttattcttgaaaaatacAGTCTTTCATCAACCAGCAGAATCCAGAGATGCACGATATGTCAGTCCTGGGGATCAAAAGTTTTCGCAGAAGGTGCTTGAAGGGGTACCTAATCGAGAGCCCTTTTGTGCAGACCAAAAGGGATTGGGAATTGGAGGGAAGGATGATCCGAGGCAAATAGAGAAATTGGATAAGCCAGAGTTTGGTAGAAGTAAACGTGCATCTCATGCAATAGGGATGGAAAACAGCCAACTTGATCCACAGCAGGGGCGAATAAACCAGGGGATACCGCCGCATCCATTGATGACATCTCATTTCCCTTCTCCGATGCAGCGGAAAAATCTTGGTCAGCTTGTTGACAAAGATCTAAGAATAGAAGATCAATTGCATAAAACGAAACAAATGCAGAGCCCCAGGGCTTCTTCAGGAGCTATGGAATCTCCCAAGTCATTTAGGTCTGGAGAAATCTTAAGTGGTTGGTTAGGACCCCAACTTGGTATTGCAGCTTCTGCTTATGGAGTGACACAAAAACCAACTGGTCATTCTCTCACAACAGTCGACGGGACCCCATCTCTGGCTTCTAATCCAGCTGATTCCATGCAAAGACCGCGACAGGAACCAACGGCCCCAAGACGGATATCAAACTCCCTCTCTAACAATCAAGCATTGAGTGGGGTTGGTTCTCCTTCAGTCAGTACAACACCTTTGTCTGATCACAGTATTCTCGATAAGTTTTCGAAGATTGAAATGCTAACCCAGAG ACATCAACTCAattgcaaaaagaaaaaggaagataGCATCTCCGTTACGAAACCTGCATCATATTCTACTCATTTAATCTCAGTGTGTCCCTCTGATGTCTCTAATACGGAGGAGCTCAGAGAGCCAAACTGCATTACACAACTGTCGAAATCTCTTGTAGGTGGGAGTATGAATATCTGCAAGGTTCGTGCACTAAACTTCTGCCAGAATGAGCATAAATTTCAAG GTAATGTTGTTATCCCTAGACGTAATCGATTAATATTGGCAGAGGATGAAAGTGATGGCACTGTAGCAACCCAGTACGGCATATACAATAATGAAATTTTAGATTCCAAGGAATTATTGCCCGCCTTGCCTAACACG TATCATGCGGATTTGCTTGCTGCGCAATTCTGTTCTCTG ATGCGACGTGAAGGATTTCAACTTAAAGACGATCAAATCCAACCAATTCCAAATGTTTCTATGCATTATGAGTCCAGTGGTCCGGGAGTTGCCTCGAAGGGTGTGTCAGCTGAAATGATTGCTTCTCAGCCATCCTTCGCATCTGGCGCACCAGTTAACAATGAGAATTCATCTGTAAATTCGTTTCAGAATCTGCTTGCTGGTCCACAGATTTTGCCTCCTGGAGACAACCAGCCCTTATTTTCTAAAGGGTTGACGTCAAGTGTTGAAACGCCACCATCATCACAAAATCTGAACCCGCAATCTTCAGCTCAGAGCCATCAACAAAATCCGAATCTCGtgattcaacagcagcaacatccTCAGATCCAGAGATCATCAATGATGATTTCCACAAGTCCTGTCTCTCATATGAATCCTATTGGGCAAAATTCAAATGTGCAGTTGGCTAACCAGATGATGAATAGACACTCAAAGCTCCAGCATCAGCAACGGCAACAGCAGCAGATGGTgctgcaacaacaacagcaacagcaacagcagcagagggtgttgcaacaacaacaacagctgcAAATGCAAAGGAATATGATGTCTGGCCTTGTGACAGGCATGGGTATGGGGAACATGAGAAATAATATGGTTGGTCTTGGTGGCCTCGGCAATGTTATGGGAACAGGTACAATTGTGAGAGGCGTTGGGGTAGCTGGGATTTCAGGACAAACAGTCCCCATGCTTGGCTTAGGTGGCATGGATCAAAATCGAATGACTATATATCACGTTGTGAACATGTTAGATCAGGAAGTTCAGCTGGGAAAGATTTCCCAAGTTCAAGCTACTGCGGTGCTAGCAAGGTTCATGGCGAATCAGAACCATGGCAGCATTTTTGGGGAGCGTCAATCTGGAATTGCGGGTATGTCAACAGGACAGATGCACCCTGGATCTAACATCAACTATATACAGAATACAACCATGGGCCTCCCACAAATGATCCCAGGGATTATGATTCAGCAAAAGCAAGCACAAGATCTGAtgttgcagcagcaacagcaactaaGACAGCAGCAACCACAaccacaacaacagcagcaacaacaacaaccaagacAGCAGCAACcaccacaacagcaacaacaagtaGGGTCTCCATCAGAAACTGTGGTTTCATCACCTCTGGTGGGCTCCCCCCCATCAGCTGCAACAATTCAACCACAACTGTCTCAGCAACTGTCTCCACAGTTGCAGCAATTAAGCCCCCATCAAATCAGCCAACAAACTGCAATGAGTCCTCAGTTAAGTTCGGGTACGATGCCACCACTCAATGCTACTGCTGCTGCCAGTACTGGGGTTGGTCCAGCCAGCCCACAGGTGATCGCATCACCGGTTGGTAGCATCACCAGTTCTCCTATGGAGGTACAAGATACGAGCAGAAGCAATTCTGCAAGCAATATTTAG